The following coding sequences are from one Reyranella humidisoli window:
- a CDS encoding isocitrate lyase/PEP mutase family protein, which yields MHWTDRRKRFRALLAGDRCIHPGSVFDPISARIAEDLGFEIGMFAGSVASMTVLGAPDLIVLTLSEFAGQAYRINRAGNLPLMVDADHGYGNALNARRTVEELETAGVSGLSLEDTDLPTPYGTTAPRLISIEEGVGKMKAALGGRQDPDLCIAGRTSAVMITSLDDAIARGKAYEGVGVDALFFVGVRTRAELDAISEATTLPIILGGVSGDLTDLAYLSARRVRIALQGHQPFAAAVKATYETLKALREGTQPSKLQGVASPELMKKVTRDADYARWTKDFLG from the coding sequence ATGCACTGGACCGATCGCCGGAAGCGTTTCCGGGCGCTGCTCGCGGGCGACCGCTGTATTCATCCGGGCTCGGTGTTCGATCCGATTTCGGCACGGATCGCCGAGGATCTGGGCTTCGAGATCGGCATGTTCGCCGGTTCGGTCGCGTCCATGACCGTGCTGGGAGCCCCCGACCTGATCGTCCTCACCTTGAGTGAGTTCGCGGGCCAGGCCTATCGCATCAACCGGGCCGGGAACCTGCCGCTCATGGTCGACGCCGACCACGGCTACGGCAACGCCCTGAACGCCCGCCGCACGGTTGAGGAGCTCGAGACCGCGGGTGTCAGCGGCCTCAGCCTCGAGGATACCGACCTGCCGACGCCGTACGGCACCACGGCACCGCGGCTGATCTCGATCGAGGAAGGCGTCGGAAAGATGAAGGCGGCGCTCGGCGGCCGGCAGGATCCGGATCTTTGCATTGCAGGCCGGACCAGCGCCGTGATGATCACCAGCCTCGACGACGCGATCGCGCGCGGCAAGGCCTACGAGGGGGTGGGCGTCGACGCGCTGTTCTTCGTCGGCGTTCGCACCCGTGCCGAGCTCGACGCGATCTCGGAGGCGACCACACTGCCGATCATCCTGGGTGGCGTGTCGGGGGACCTGACGGATCTCGCCTATCTCAGCGCCCGCCGGGTTCGGATCGCGCTGCAGGGCCACCAGCCCTTCGCGGCGGCGGTGAAGGCGACCTATGAGACGCTGAAAGCGCTGCGCGAGGGCACGCAGCCGTCGAAGCTGCAGGGCGTGGCCAGTCCCGAACTGATGAAGAAGGTCACGCGCGACGCCGACTACGCGCGCTGGACGAAGGATTTCCTGGGCTGA
- a CDS encoding DUF2126 domain-containing protein — protein MSIHVALHHRTTYRYDRPIELGPQIVRLRPAPHSRTPVLSYSLKITPAQHFINWQQDPQGNHLARLVFPEKTDRFEVTVDLVADMSVINPFDFFLEPSAETWPFAYDASLAEEIAPFRKLEPLGPRLSAWLAKVDRKEQRTIDFVVGLNARLQQEIGYIVRLEPGVQSCEETLARAKGSCRDTGWLLVMILRHLGFAARFASGYLIQLVADEKPLEGPEGPTQDFTDLHAWCEVYLPGAGWIGLDPTSGLLTGEGHIPLACTPEPSSAAPVEGAIEKAEVEFEHAMTVTRVRETPRTTKPYTEEQWATLLKVGEAIERDIGRHDVRLTMGGEPTFVSVDDMDGPEWNTLALGPEKRRLAGVLFRKLAQRFATGPLLHFGQGKWYPGEQLPRWALGCYWRKDGEPIWRNPQLYAQESKPAGATVEAAHRFALAFAQRLQLDPDYLFPAYEDTWYYLWRERRLPSNVLVDEAKVKDPLERERLARVFEKGLESSVGYVLPVIRDANGRGNGHGHAPRWKSGPWFLRSEKCYLIPGDSAIGYRLPLDSLPWATPGDTDIIVQPDPMAPHPDLPPLDAFRRAPVLRRQEPGLVAEEPGDAEARREAWRRALAPDKGQGPAIGSSAAGVVRTAMAFEPRDGHLHVFMPPTERMEDYLDLVTALEDTAEELGQPIFLEGYTPPNDSRVLNFSVTPDPGVIEVNIHPSANWTELVERTEIVYEEARTTRLGAQKFMIDGRHTGTGGGNHFVLGGPSAADSPMLRRPDLLKSLLGYWLNHPSLSYLFSGLFIGPTSQHPRVDEARNDALHELEIAFKQIAPGRQTPPWLVDRVFRNLLVDATGNAHRTEFCIDKLFTPDAAAGRRGLLELRAFEMPPHWRMSVAQQALLRGLVAKFWDRPYERPLSRWGTRLHDDFMLPHFVWQDFNDVLSDLGEAGYAFAPEWFAPHFEFRFPRLGEVAQRGLELELRHALEPWHVLGEEPGGGGTVRYVDSTVERLQVKVAGLNDQRHVIACNGWRLPLRATGTAGEYVAGVRYRAWQAANSLHPTIGVHAPLTFDIHDTWSGRSIGGCTYHVAHPGGRNYDRVPVNANEAEARRRARFFAIGHTGGTTPEPRPLANPEHPLTLDLRRA, from the coding sequence ATGAGCATCCACGTCGCGCTGCATCATAGGACGACCTACCGGTACGACCGTCCCATCGAACTGGGCCCCCAGATCGTGCGTCTGCGGCCGGCGCCGCACAGCCGGACGCCCGTCCTTTCCTATTCGCTGAAGATCACGCCAGCCCAGCATTTCATCAACTGGCAGCAGGATCCGCAAGGCAATCACCTCGCCCGGCTGGTGTTTCCAGAGAAGACCGACCGGTTCGAGGTCACGGTCGACCTGGTGGCCGACATGTCGGTCATCAACCCGTTCGACTTCTTCCTGGAGCCCTCGGCCGAGACCTGGCCCTTTGCCTATGACGCCTCGCTGGCCGAGGAGATCGCCCCGTTCCGCAAGCTGGAACCGCTGGGACCGAGACTTTCGGCCTGGCTCGCCAAGGTCGACCGCAAAGAACAGCGCACCATCGACTTCGTCGTCGGCTTGAATGCCCGGCTGCAGCAGGAGATCGGCTACATCGTTCGCCTGGAACCGGGCGTGCAGAGCTGCGAGGAGACACTCGCCCGCGCCAAGGGCTCGTGCCGCGACACCGGCTGGCTGCTGGTCATGATCCTGCGCCACCTGGGCTTCGCCGCGCGCTTCGCCTCGGGCTACCTGATCCAGCTGGTCGCCGACGAGAAGCCACTCGAAGGGCCCGAGGGCCCCACACAAGATTTCACCGACCTCCATGCCTGGTGCGAAGTCTACCTGCCGGGCGCCGGCTGGATCGGGCTCGACCCGACCTCCGGCCTGCTCACCGGGGAAGGACACATCCCCCTCGCCTGCACGCCCGAGCCGTCGAGCGCAGCGCCGGTCGAGGGCGCGATCGAGAAGGCCGAGGTCGAGTTCGAGCACGCGATGACGGTGACGCGGGTGCGCGAGACGCCGCGCACCACCAAGCCCTACACCGAGGAACAGTGGGCCACCCTGCTCAAGGTCGGCGAGGCGATCGAGCGCGACATCGGCCGCCACGACGTGCGCCTTACCATGGGCGGCGAGCCGACCTTCGTCTCGGTCGACGACATGGACGGGCCGGAATGGAACACGCTGGCGCTCGGCCCTGAAAAGCGGCGGCTGGCGGGCGTCCTGTTCCGCAAGCTCGCCCAGCGCTTCGCGACCGGACCGCTGCTGCATTTCGGCCAGGGCAAGTGGTATCCCGGCGAGCAACTGCCGCGCTGGGCGCTGGGCTGCTACTGGCGCAAGGACGGCGAGCCGATCTGGCGCAACCCCCAGCTCTACGCGCAGGAGTCCAAGCCGGCCGGCGCCACCGTCGAGGCCGCGCACCGGTTTGCGCTCGCTTTCGCGCAACGCCTGCAGCTCGATCCGGACTACCTTTTCCCCGCCTACGAGGACACCTGGTACTATCTCTGGCGCGAGCGGCGCCTGCCCAGCAACGTCCTGGTCGACGAAGCCAAGGTGAAGGATCCGCTGGAGCGCGAGCGCCTCGCACGGGTTTTCGAGAAGGGCCTCGAAAGCTCGGTCGGCTATGTGCTGCCGGTCATCCGCGATGCCAACGGGCGCGGCAACGGACACGGCCATGCGCCACGCTGGAAGAGTGGACCGTGGTTTCTGCGCTCGGAGAAGTGCTACCTGATCCCCGGCGACTCCGCGATCGGCTACCGCCTGCCGCTCGATTCCCTGCCGTGGGCGACACCCGGCGATACCGACATCATCGTCCAGCCCGATCCGATGGCGCCGCATCCCGACCTGCCGCCGCTCGATGCCTTCCGGCGCGCGCCGGTCCTGCGCCGACAGGAGCCGGGCCTCGTCGCCGAAGAGCCCGGCGATGCCGAGGCCCGTCGTGAGGCATGGCGACGGGCGCTGGCACCGGACAAGGGACAAGGCCCGGCCATAGGCTCCTCGGCTGCCGGGGTCGTGCGCACCGCGATGGCCTTCGAGCCGCGCGACGGCCATCTCCACGTCTTCATGCCACCGACCGAGCGGATGGAGGACTATCTCGACCTCGTGACGGCACTCGAGGACACGGCCGAGGAACTCGGCCAGCCGATCTTCCTCGAAGGCTATACGCCGCCCAACGATTCACGGGTTCTCAATTTCAGCGTTACGCCCGATCCAGGCGTGATCGAAGTCAACATCCATCCCTCGGCCAACTGGACCGAGCTCGTGGAGCGCACGGAGATCGTCTACGAGGAAGCGCGCACGACGCGACTGGGTGCGCAGAAGTTCATGATCGACGGTCGCCACACCGGCACCGGCGGCGGCAACCACTTCGTGCTGGGCGGTCCTTCGGCCGCCGACTCGCCGATGCTGCGTCGACCCGACCTGCTGAAGAGCCTGCTGGGCTACTGGCTGAACCATCCGTCGCTGTCATATCTCTTCTCGGGCCTGTTCATCGGCCCGACCAGCCAGCATCCGCGCGTCGACGAAGCGCGCAACGATGCGCTGCACGAATTGGAGATCGCCTTCAAGCAGATCGCGCCAGGCCGCCAGACTCCGCCGTGGCTGGTCGACCGCGTGTTCCGCAACCTGCTGGTCGACGCGACCGGCAACGCGCACCGCACCGAGTTCTGCATCGACAAACTGTTCACGCCCGATGCGGCGGCCGGCCGCCGCGGGCTGCTGGAGTTGCGCGCCTTCGAGATGCCACCGCACTGGCGCATGAGCGTTGCGCAACAGGCGCTGCTGCGTGGCCTGGTCGCCAAATTCTGGGACCGCCCCTACGAGCGGCCGCTCAGCCGCTGGGGCACGCGCCTGCACGACGATTTCATGCTGCCGCATTTCGTTTGGCAGGATTTCAACGACGTGCTGTCCGATCTCGGCGAGGCAGGTTACGCCTTCGCCCCGGAATGGTTCGCGCCGCATTTCGAGTTCCGCTTCCCGCGGCTGGGCGAAGTGGCGCAGCGCGGTCTCGAACTCGAGCTGCGGCATGCGCTGGAACCCTGGCATGTCCTGGGCGAGGAGCCCGGCGGCGGCGGCACGGTGCGCTACGTCGATTCGACGGTCGAGCGCCTGCAGGTCAAGGTCGCCGGCCTCAACGACCAGCGGCACGTCATCGCCTGCAACGGCTGGCGGCTGCCATTGCGCGCCACCGGCACGGCTGGCGAGTATGTCGCCGGCGTGCGGTATCGCGCCTGGCAGGCGGCCAACTCGCTGCACCCGACCATCGGCGTGCACGCGCCGCTCACCTTCGACATCCACGATACCTGGAGCGGCCGTTCGATCGGCGGCTGCACCTATCACGTCGCTCATCCGGGGGGGCGCAACTACGACCGCGTGCCCGTGAACGCCAACGAGGCCGAAGCGCGCCGCCGCGCCCGCTTCTTCGCCATCGGGCATACCGGCGGAACGACGCCGGAACCGCGGCCCCTCGCCAATCCGGAGCATCCGCTGACGCTCGACCTGCGGCGGGCATAG
- a CDS encoding acyl-CoA dehydrogenase family protein, with protein sequence MDTLILSAADLAGDPAVIARAEAVRAAVEAASNEIEETRRLPPTLLDKLHEARLFRLLLPRTSEGIETDPVTFFHVIETIARGDASTAWCLSQAGGCAMSAAYLDLPVARSIFGDDPRAVLAWGPGPRVKAVECDGGYKVTGVWAFASGGRHATWLGAHCPIFQADGSPRLDANGRQQERTMLVRTGDVQWTDIWNTVGLRGTASDQFALTDFFVRADHSITREFELECREAGPLYRMGAGTCYQVGFAGVACGIARGALDCFLDVARNKVPRGMKSPIRDNAVVQSNLAQAEVNLRAARAFLLQSMAGIWKDLSAGNTITVEQRITIRMAATNAIHKAKDAVDFAYNAAGATAIFENHPLERRFRDIHTVTQQLQGRLSHFETVGAWMMGAEADLTFV encoded by the coding sequence TTGGATACGTTGATCCTGTCTGCCGCCGATCTCGCCGGCGACCCCGCCGTGATCGCACGTGCCGAGGCCGTCCGGGCGGCCGTCGAGGCCGCTTCGAACGAGATCGAGGAGACGCGCCGGCTGCCGCCGACGCTGCTCGACAAGCTCCATGAGGCCCGGCTGTTCCGCCTGCTGCTGCCGCGCACCTCGGAGGGAATCGAGACCGATCCCGTCACGTTCTTCCATGTGATCGAGACGATCGCCCGTGGTGACGCCTCGACCGCCTGGTGCCTGAGCCAGGCCGGCGGCTGCGCCATGTCGGCCGCCTATCTCGACCTGCCGGTCGCGCGATCGATCTTCGGCGACGATCCGCGTGCCGTGCTGGCCTGGGGTCCCGGTCCCAGGGTCAAAGCCGTCGAGTGTGACGGCGGCTACAAGGTGACGGGCGTCTGGGCCTTCGCCTCGGGCGGTCGCCACGCGACGTGGCTCGGCGCCCACTGCCCGATCTTCCAGGCCGATGGCTCCCCGCGTCTCGACGCGAACGGCCGCCAGCAGGAGCGCACGATGCTGGTGCGCACCGGCGACGTTCAGTGGACGGACATCTGGAACACGGTCGGCCTGCGCGGCACGGCCAGCGACCAGTTCGCCCTCACCGACTTCTTCGTCCGCGCCGACCATTCGATCACCCGCGAGTTCGAACTCGAATGCCGTGAGGCCGGCCCGCTCTACCGGATGGGCGCCGGCACCTGCTACCAGGTGGGCTTCGCGGGCGTGGCCTGCGGCATCGCCCGCGGCGCGCTCGACTGCTTCCTCGACGTCGCGCGCAACAAGGTGCCGCGCGGGATGAAGAGCCCCATCCGCGATAACGCGGTGGTGCAGTCCAACCTCGCCCAGGCCGAGGTCAATCTCCGGGCCGCGCGCGCCTTCCTGCTGCAGTCGATGGCCGGCATCTGGAAGGACCTCTCGGCCGGCAACACCATCACCGTCGAGCAGCGCATCACCATCCGCATGGCCGCGACCAACGCCATCCACAAGGCCAAGGACGCTGTCGACTTCGCCTACAATGCCGCGGGCGCCACCGCGATTTTCGAGAACCATCCGCTGGAGCGCCGCTTCCGCGACATCCACACCGTGACCCAGCAGCTGCAGGGCCGGCTTTCCCATTTCGAGACCGTCGGTGCGTGGATGATGGGCGCCGAAGCCGACCTCACTTTCGTCTGA
- a CDS encoding transglutaminase family protein: MHYLLSHRTTYTYASTVDSAHHIAHLRARDFPGQKVSAIGIVTSPLPALAVQHVDHFGNLIDIYRIDKPHTRFDIEVRAEVDVSFPEPPPAASTPAWEDIRESLFGDGFPVPVEASEFIHDSPLVPSVEALRDYGAQSFTAGRPILEAARELTSRIKADFEYHPGATDISTPLGDVFAGKAGVCQDFAHVQIAALRAHGLAAGYVSGYIRTIHSREEIALRGADASHAWVAVWCGEAAGWVHLDPTNDLIAHEDHVAVAWGRDFSDVSPLRGVILGGDSHSYGVAVTLVPTG, from the coding sequence GTGCACTACCTGCTCTCGCACCGCACGACCTACACCTACGCCAGCACGGTCGACTCGGCGCACCATATCGCCCACCTGCGCGCCCGCGATTTTCCCGGCCAGAAGGTCAGCGCCATCGGCATCGTGACGAGCCCGCTGCCGGCGCTTGCCGTGCAGCATGTCGACCATTTCGGCAACCTCATCGACATCTACCGGATCGACAAGCCCCACACGCGCTTCGACATCGAGGTGCGGGCCGAAGTCGATGTAAGCTTCCCCGAACCGCCGCCCGCCGCCTCCACTCCGGCCTGGGAAGACATCCGGGAATCGCTGTTCGGCGACGGCTTTCCCGTGCCCGTGGAAGCGAGCGAATTCATCCACGATTCGCCTCTCGTGCCGAGCGTCGAGGCGCTGCGCGACTACGGCGCCCAGTCCTTCACCGCCGGACGCCCGATCCTCGAGGCGGCGCGCGAGCTCACCTCGCGCATCAAGGCGGATTTCGAGTACCACCCGGGCGCCACCGACATCTCGACGCCGCTGGGCGACGTCTTTGCGGGCAAGGCCGGCGTCTGCCAGGACTTCGCGCATGTCCAGATCGCGGCGCTGCGGGCGCACGGGCTCGCGGCGGGCTACGTGTCCGGCTACATCCGCACGATCCATTCGCGGGAGGAGATCGCCCTGCGCGGCGCCGATGCGAGCCATGCCTGGGTCGCCGTCTGGTGCGGCGAGGCGGCCGGCTGGGTCCATCTCGACCCGACCAATGACCTGATCGCGCACGAGGATCACGTCGCCGTGGCCTGGGGCCGCGACTTCTCCGACGTGAGCCCGCTGCGCGGCGTCATCCTGGGCGGCGACTCCCATTCCTACGGAGTCGCCGTGACCTTGGTACCGACCGGCTGA
- a CDS encoding zinc-binding dehydrogenase encodes MKMKAGVLTTCGAPRPFAKSKPIHVVEVDLDPPGEGEVLVKVGGGGLCHSDLSLINGDRPRPVPIVLGHEGSGEIVEVGAGVHDVKVGDHVCFTFNVSCGRCRRCLEGRPYICERSISPRAAGQLLSGHHRLHMDGKPVNHHSGVSCYAEYAVVDRGSIVVIDRSLPLDVAALFGCAVVTGVGAVVNTAQIQPGSSVAVVGLGGVGLSGLMGAVLAGAGNIIAIDLSDEKLGLARQLGATHTVNAKDADHITQVRDLTNGGVDYAFDFAGTIKAMETAYLSTRWGGTTITAGLSPISADFAFKQSGLVSEEKTIKGSYMGSCVPVRDIPRFIALYQQGKLPVDRMVSQRVGFDELNVGFDRLQDVATVRQVLVPHG; translated from the coding sequence ATGAAGATGAAAGCCGGCGTTCTCACCACCTGCGGTGCGCCCCGCCCCTTCGCGAAGTCCAAGCCCATCCACGTGGTCGAGGTCGATCTCGATCCGCCGGGCGAGGGCGAAGTCCTGGTCAAGGTGGGCGGCGGTGGCCTCTGCCACTCCGACCTGTCGCTGATCAACGGCGACCGGCCGCGCCCGGTGCCGATCGTGCTGGGCCACGAAGGCTCCGGCGAGATCGTCGAGGTGGGCGCAGGCGTGCACGACGTGAAGGTCGGCGACCATGTCTGCTTCACCTTCAACGTGAGCTGCGGCCGCTGCCGGCGCTGCCTCGAAGGCCGTCCCTACATCTGCGAGCGCTCGATAAGCCCGCGTGCCGCGGGCCAGCTCCTCTCCGGCCATCACCGCCTGCACATGGACGGCAAGCCGGTGAACCATCACTCGGGCGTCTCCTGCTACGCCGAATATGCCGTTGTCGACCGCGGCTCGATTGTGGTGATCGACCGCAGTTTGCCGCTTGATGTCGCGGCTTTGTTCGGCTGCGCTGTGGTCACGGGCGTCGGTGCTGTGGTGAATACCGCGCAGATCCAACCCGGCAGCAGCGTTGCGGTCGTGGGCCTGGGTGGCGTCGGACTGTCCGGACTGATGGGCGCGGTGCTGGCCGGTGCCGGCAACATCATCGCCATCGACCTTTCCGACGAGAAGCTCGGTCTCGCCCGTCAGCTCGGCGCTACTCATACGGTCAACGCCAAGGATGCCGACCACATCACGCAGGTGCGCGATCTTACCAATGGTGGCGTCGACTATGCCTTCGATTTCGCCGGCACCATCAAGGCGATGGAGACGGCCTACCTCTCGACGCGCTGGGGCGGCACGACGATCACGGCCGGCCTGTCGCCGATCAGCGCCGACTTCGCGTTCAAGCAAAGCGGTCTGGTCAGCGAGGAGAAGACCATCAAGGGCTCCTACATGGGAAGCTGCGTGCCGGTACGCGACATCCCGCGCTTCATCGCGCTCTACCAGCAGGGCAAGCTGCCGGTCGACCGCATGGTCAGCCAGCGCGTCGGCTTCGACGAGCTGAACGTAGGCTTCGACCGCCTGCAGGACGTCGCCACCGTGCGCCAGGTGCTGGTGCCGCACGGCTGA
- a CDS encoding SDR family NAD(P)-dependent oxidoreductase, which yields MTSYFDLTGKVALITGGSRGLGYQMAKAFAAHGADLFITSRKLETCDKVAAEIRAMGRKAATHACNVANWQELDGLVDAAYAAFGKVDILVNNAGSSPLAPSSLETSEQLFDRIVALNFKAPFRLMSLVGSRMAAGEGGSIINVSSAGALRPRPQIAPYAGAKSALNALTEAFAFEYAPKVRVNTISPGRFLTDVSKAWPEEHKANPTAALKRSGQPEEIVTAALYLASGRSSFTTGSLVRVDGGIA from the coding sequence ATGACCAGCTATTTCGATCTCACCGGCAAGGTGGCCCTGATCACCGGCGGCAGCCGGGGGCTGGGTTACCAGATGGCGAAGGCCTTCGCCGCACATGGCGCCGATCTCTTCATCACCAGCCGCAAGCTCGAGACCTGCGACAAGGTCGCCGCCGAGATCCGCGCGATGGGCCGCAAGGCCGCGACCCATGCCTGCAACGTCGCCAACTGGCAGGAGCTCGACGGTCTGGTCGACGCCGCCTACGCCGCCTTCGGCAAGGTCGACATCCTGGTGAACAATGCCGGCTCCTCGCCGCTCGCACCCTCGTCGCTCGAAACGTCCGAACAGCTCTTCGACCGTATCGTGGCGCTGAATTTCAAGGCGCCGTTCCGGCTGATGTCGCTGGTCGGCAGCCGCATGGCGGCGGGCGAGGGCGGTTCGATCATCAACGTCTCCAGCGCCGGCGCGCTCCGCCCGCGGCCGCAGATCGCCCCCTATGCCGGCGCCAAGTCGGCGCTCAATGCGCTCACCGAGGCTTTCGCCTTCGAATACGCGCCCAAGGTGCGGGTGAACACCATCTCGCCCGGCCGCTTCCTCACCGATGTCTCCAAGGCGTGGCCGGAAGAGCACAAGGCCAATCCGACGGCGGCGCTGAAGCGCAGCGGCCAGCCGGAAGAAATCGTGACCGCCGCGCTGTACCTTGCGTCGGGCCGGTCGAGCTTCACCACCGGATCGCTGGTCCGGGTCGACGGAGGAATAGCCTGA
- a CDS encoding circularly permuted type 2 ATP-grasp protein, producing the protein MESLRGLSSSPASAYDELVTGQKSIRYHWQGILSVIRSLPGGLGERVESARRQLEESGATVNLLDDRGAARWTFDPLPLVIAPDEWAQIESGLIQRARLLDKVLADIYGPQTLLKEHLLPPMLVHANRHFHRPARVTDGVAPQQHLGHYAVDLVRLGDGRWHVLADHTELPAGAGYALEMRRVLARSLPEAFRSIPVRHLRPFVDRWHESLRSLAPAAVTQPNMAVLTPGSLSATYFEHVYLSRVLGVPLVEGGDIVARDGQVSIKTLAGLRPVHVLLRRLDSAFADPLELRADSALGVTGLVEATRSGKIALANALGSGVVETPAMMPFLERLGERLLGEKLELPSLDVWWLGEPTALSFALANLDLMIVRPCLGQDREPIVVGMLEAAERKALVERIRAQPGQFVAQYPMTPSLTPRWDGESLVPSAVVLRAFVVADHDTYHVLPGGLAREPDGDTALRSLSRLHGTLKDVWVLAEDAADVQLPPTRRFHQLAVERSSADLQSRVADNLFWLGRYIERLDNDARMLRTTAARVAQGAVGPRDAVELRLLGRLLDQSNLMDHSSALAPPESALFQQGLAAVATDDRGLATVLDGIQRLTATMRDRFSVDMTVAAGPEMIEVRKRLLAARGNLDPLLAALDEIVRFVATLSGLAQENMTRGTGWRFLDLGRRLERALHVLTSALGPFTLSPIDWDASMRLALELCDSTITYRTRYLGQLQPAPVLDLVILDDANPRGLVFQLRAIKGHLDYLARASGVTVAAPPESLEIDLEAVVRQFGGDEQAWRHEGLALAMLRDVTSDTEEHLDRLSEAITRAYFSHVPAAQAVGSSGS; encoded by the coding sequence ATGGAATCGTTGCGCGGCCTCTCTTCCTCGCCGGCAAGCGCATACGATGAACTGGTCACCGGCCAGAAGTCGATCCGCTACCACTGGCAAGGCATTCTGAGCGTCATCCGCTCGCTGCCCGGCGGGTTGGGCGAGCGCGTCGAGAGCGCGCGCCGCCAGCTCGAAGAGTCCGGCGCCACGGTCAACCTGCTGGACGATCGCGGCGCGGCGCGCTGGACGTTCGACCCCCTGCCGCTGGTCATCGCGCCTGACGAATGGGCGCAGATCGAATCCGGCCTGATCCAGCGCGCGCGGCTGCTCGACAAGGTGCTGGCCGACATCTACGGGCCCCAAACGCTGCTGAAGGAGCATCTGCTGCCGCCGATGCTGGTACATGCCAACCGGCACTTCCATCGTCCGGCACGGGTCACCGACGGCGTGGCGCCGCAACAGCATCTCGGCCACTACGCGGTCGATCTCGTGCGCCTGGGCGACGGGCGCTGGCACGTGCTCGCCGATCACACCGAGCTTCCCGCAGGTGCGGGCTACGCGCTCGAAATGCGTCGCGTGCTGGCGCGCAGCCTGCCGGAAGCCTTTCGCTCCATCCCGGTCCGCCATCTGCGGCCCTTCGTCGACCGCTGGCACGAATCTCTGCGTTCGCTCGCACCGGCCGCCGTGACGCAGCCCAACATGGCGGTGCTGACGCCGGGATCCCTGTCGGCGACCTACTTCGAACACGTCTATCTCTCGCGCGTCCTGGGCGTCCCTCTGGTCGAGGGCGGCGATATCGTCGCGCGCGACGGTCAGGTCTCGATCAAGACGCTGGCCGGCCTGCGCCCCGTCCACGTGCTGCTGCGCCGCCTCGACAGCGCCTTCGCCGATCCGCTGGAACTGCGTGCCGATTCGGCACTGGGCGTCACCGGCCTGGTGGAAGCCACGCGCAGCGGCAAGATCGCGCTCGCCAATGCGCTGGGCTCGGGCGTGGTCGAGACGCCCGCCATGATGCCGTTCCTGGAGCGGCTGGGCGAACGGCTGCTGGGCGAGAAGCTGGAACTACCGTCGCTCGATGTCTGGTGGCTGGGCGAGCCGACAGCCCTGAGCTTCGCGCTGGCCAATCTCGATCTCATGATCGTGCGCCCCTGCCTCGGCCAGGATCGCGAGCCCATCGTCGTGGGCATGCTGGAGGCCGCGGAGCGCAAGGCGCTGGTCGAGCGCATCCGCGCCCAGCCCGGCCAGTTCGTCGCGCAATACCCCATGACGCCTTCGCTCACTCCCAGATGGGACGGCGAGTCTCTCGTGCCGTCGGCCGTGGTGCTGCGCGCCTTCGTGGTGGCCGATCACGATACCTATCATGTGCTGCCGGGCGGCCTGGCGCGGGAGCCCGATGGCGACACGGCGTTGCGCTCCCTGTCCCGCCTGCATGGCACGCTGAAGGACGTCTGGGTCCTTGCCGAGGATGCTGCCGACGTCCAGCTTCCGCCGACGAGACGCTTCCATCAGCTCGCCGTCGAGCGCAGCAGTGCGGACCTGCAGAGCCGAGTCGCCGACAATCTCTTCTGGCTCGGCCGCTACATCGAGCGGCTCGACAACGATGCGCGCATGTTGCGCACGACTGCGGCGCGGGTGGCGCAAGGCGCCGTCGGCCCACGCGACGCGGTCGAACTCAGGCTGCTCGGCCGTCTGCTCGACCAGAGCAATCTGATGGATCACTCATCCGCCCTCGCCCCGCCTGAAAGTGCGCTGTTCCAGCAGGGGCTGGCGGCTGTGGCCACCGACGATCGCGGCCTCGCCACCGTGCTCGACGGCATCCAGCGCCTGACCGCCACCATGCGGGACCGGTTCTCGGTCGACATGACGGTCGCCGCCGGGCCCGAGATGATCGAGGTCCGCAAGCGCCTGCTGGCAGCACGCGGCAACCTCGATCCCCTGCTTGCCGCGCTCGACGAGATCGTGCGGTTCGTCGCCACGCTGTCGGGTCTCGCGCAGGAGAACATGACGCGCGGCACAGGATGGCGCTTCCTCGATCTCGGCCGACGGCTCGAACGGGCGCTGCATGTCCTCACCTCCGCACTTGGCCCCTTCACCCTCTCGCCGATCGACTGGGACGCCTCCATGCGTCTCGCGCTCGAACTGTGCGACAGCACGATCACCTATCGGACGCGCTATCTCGGCCAGCTCCAGCCCGCGCCCGTTCTCGACCTCGTGATCCTCGACGATGCCAACCCACGCGGGCTGGTGTTCCAGCTTCGCGCCATCAAGGGCCATCTCGACTATCTGGCGCGCGCCTCGGGCGTCACCGTCGCCGCGCCGCCGGAATCACTGGAGATCGACCTCGAAGCGGTCGTGCGGCAGTTCGGGGGCGACGAGCAGGCGTGGCGCCACGAAGGACTGGCGCTCGCCATGCTGCGCGACGTCACCTCCGACACCGAGGAGCACCTCGACCGGCTGTCCGAGGCCATTACGCGCGCCTATTTCTCCCACGTGCCGGCGGCGCAGGCCGTGGGCTCCTCGGGCAGTTGA